From Saccharomyces paradoxus chromosome III, complete sequence, a single genomic window includes:
- the SAT4 gene encoding serine/threonine protein kinase SAT4 (Ser/Thr protein kinase involved in salt tolerance~similar to YCR008W), which produces MTGMNDHNAAIPQQTPRKHALSSKVMQLFRSGSRSSRQGKPSSNIQPPSNINTNVSSASKSAKLGLHTPTSATARGVSTSANTAGVSKTGMYMPEYYQSASPSHSSSSASLNNHIDINTSKSSSAASLTSSVSALSLSPTSAINISSKSLSPKFSHHSNCNTAITPAPTPTASSINNVNKITNTSAPICGRFLVHKDGTHEHHLKNAKRQEKLSTMIKNMVGASKLRGEAKSAVPDIIMDPKTTLKSNKNPPTLFAGFMKQVVDMDDKYPEGTPVNGTLNGSERDINRSEQNESKNNAHSTTSTKRDTQCFAEKYGRCQEVLGKGAFGVVRICQKKNVLSQDGNKSEKLYAVKEFKRRASESAEKYSKRLTSEFCISSSLHHTNIVTTLDLFQDAKGEYCEVMEYCAGGDLFTLVVAAGKLEYMEADCFFKQLIRGVVYMHEMGVCHRDLKPENLLLTHDGVLKITDFGNSECFKMAWEKNIHLSGGVCGSSPYIAPEEYIKEEFDPRPVDIWACGVIYMAMRTGRQLWSSAEKDDPFYMNYLKGRKEKGGYEPIESLKRARCRNVIYSMLDPVPYRRINGKQILNSEWGREIKCCHNGRALK; this is translated from the coding sequence ATGACTGGTATGAATGATCATAATGCCGCTATTCCTCAGCAAACTCCAAGGAAACATGCGCTATCTTCTAAAGTTATGCAACTTTTTAGAAGTGGTTCAAGATCATCTAGGCAAGGAAAGCCTTCATCGAACATCCAACCACCTTCTAATATAAACACAAACGTTTCATCAGCGTCTAAATCAGCCAAACTTGGCTTGCATACCCCAACCTCTGCTACTGCTAGAGGAGTTTCTACTTCTGCCAATACTGCAGGTGTGAGTAAAACGGGCATGTACATGCCCGAATATTATCAGTCGGCATCACCATCCCACTCCAGTTCGTCCGCATCATTAAATAATCATATCGATATTAACACCtctaaatcatcatcagcTGCCTCTTTAACTTCATCGGTATCAGCTCTATCCTTATCACCCACATCAGCCATAAATATTAGCTCCAAAAGTTTGAGTCCAAAATTCTCCCATCACAGTAATTGTAATACTGCCATTACACCTGCCCCTACTCCTACTGCTTCGAGTATTAATAATGTAAATAAGATAACCAATACAAGTGCACCTATTTGTGGGAGATTTCTCGTGCACAAAGATGGTACGCATGAACACCACTTGAAAAATGCTAAGAGACAAGAGAAGCTGAGCACAATGATTAAAAACATGGTTGGTGCAAGCAAATTACGTGGTGAGGCAAAATCTGCTGTCCCTGATATAATAATGGATCCGAAGACTACTTTAAAGTCTAACAAGAATCCTCCTACCCTTTTTGCAGGTTTTATGAAGCAAGTTGTAGACATGGACGATAAATATCCAGAAGGTACACCCGTAAATGGCACTTTGAATGGTTCTGAAAGGGATATAAACAGGTCCGAACAAAACGAATCTAAGAATAATGCACATAGTACCACGTCTACTAAAAGAGATACCCAATGTTTTGCCGAAAAGTATGGCCGCTGCCAAGAAGTCCTTGGCAAAGGTGCTTTTGGTGTAGTAAGAATAtgtcaaaagaaaaatgttttGTCCCAGGATGGTAATAAAAGTGAAAAGCTTTACGCAGTGAAAGAGTTTAAGCGTAGAGCATCTGAATCTGCGGAAAAGTATTCTAAGAGATTAACTTCTGAGTTTTGCATTTCTTCCTCATTACACCATACAAATATTGTTACTACACTAGACCTTTTCCAAGACGCTAAAGGCGAGTACTGCGAAGTAATGGAATATTGTGCTGGTGGCGATTTATTCACTTTAGTCGTTGCCGCTGGAAAATTAGAATATATGGAAGCCGActgtttcttcaaacagCTCATAAGAGGTGTTGTTTACATGCATGAAATGGGTGTTTGTCATAGAGATTTGAAGCCCGAGAACTTACTGCTCACGCACGACGGTGTGTTAAAAATAACAGATTTTGGTAACAGTGAATGTTTTAAGATGGCATGGGAAAAGAACATTCACCTTAGTGGAGGTGTTTGTGGCTCATCGCCATACATCGCCCCAGAGGAAtatattaaagaagagtTCGACCCAAGACCCGTAGATATATGGGCGTGTGGTGTCATTTATATGGCAATGAGAACTGGCAGACAATTGTGGAGTTCTGCTGAAAAGGACGATCCATTTTATatgaattatttgaaaGGACGGAAGGAAAAAGGCGGCTATGAGCCAATCGaaagtttgaaaagagCCAGGTGTAGGAATGTTATATATTCGATGTTAGATCCCGTTCCCTATAGAAGAATCAATGGgaaacaaattttgaacAGTGAATGGGGAAGGGAGATAAAATGCTGTCATAATGGGCGCGCATTGAAATAG
- the RVS161 gene encoding amphiphysin-like protein RVS161 (Amphiphysin-like lipid raft protein~similar to YCR009C) produces MSWEGFKKAINRAGHSVIIKNVDKTIDKEYDMEERRYKVLQRAGEALQKEAKGFLDSLRAVTASQTTIAEVISNLYDDSKYVAGGGYNVGNYYLQCVQDFDSETVKQLDGPLRETVLDPITKFSTYFKEIEEAIKKRDHKKQDFDAAKAKVRRLVDKPAKDASKLPRAEKELSLAKDIFENLNNQLKTELPQLVSLRVPYFDPSFEALIKIQLRFCTDGYTRLAQIQQYLDQQSRDDYANGLLDTKIEELLGQMTSLDICALGIK; encoded by the coding sequence ATGAGTTGGGAAGGTTTTAAGAAGGCCATTAACAGAGCTGGCCACAGTGTGATCATTAAGAATGTCGACAAAACCATTGATAAAGAGTATGACATGGAAGAACGTCGCTATAAAGTTCTTCAAAGAGCAGGTGAAGCATTGCAAAAAGAAGCCAAGGGTTTCTTGGACTCCTTAAGAGCTGTGACAGCATCACAAACCACTATTGCCGAAGTCATCTCTAACCTTTACGACGATTCGAAATATGTTGCTGGTGGTGGCTACAACGTTGGTAACTATTATCTGCAATGTGTTCAAGATTTTGATAGTGAAACTGTCAAACAATTGGACGGGCCTCTAAGAGAAACTGTACTGGATCcaataacaaaattttcgacatatttcaaagaaattgaggAGGCcataaaaaagagagaCCATAAGAAACAAGATTTCGATGCTGCAAAGGCAAAAGTTCGTAGATTAGTGGATAAACCCGCTAAAGATGCCTCTAAGCTGCCAAGGGctgaaaaagaattgaGTTTAGCTAAAGATATTTTCGAAAATCTTAATAACCAATTAAAAACTGAACTACCACAGTTAGTTTCATTGAGAGTACCTTACTTCGACCCAAGTTTTGAAGCTTTAATCAAGATTCAGCTAAGATTCTGTACTGATGGTTATACTCGCTTAGCACAGATTCAACAATATTTGGACCAACAATCAAGAGACGACTACGCTAATGGGTTATTAGACACTAAAATCGAAGAGCTATTAGGGCAAATGACAAGTCTAGATATTTGTGCGCTCGGGATAAAATAA
- the ADY2 gene encoding Ady2p (Acetate transporter required for normal sporulation~similar to YCR010C) translates to MSDKEQTSGNTDLENAPAGYYSSHDNDVNGVAEDERPSHDSLGKIYTGGDNNEYIYIGRQKFLKSDLYQAFGGTLNPGLAPAPVHKFANPAPLGLSAFALTTFVLSMFNARAQGITVPNVVVGCAMFYGGLVQLIAGIWEIALENTFGGTALCSYGGFWLSFAAIYIPWFGILEAYEDNESDLNNALGFYLLGWAIFTFGLTVCTMKSTVMFFLLFFLLALTFLLLSIGHFANRLGVTRAGGVLGVVVAFIAWYNAYAGVATKQNSYVLARPFPLPSTERVIF, encoded by the coding sequence ATGTCTGACAAGGAACAAACGAGCGGAAACACCGATTTGGAAAATGCCCCAGCCGGATATTATAGCTCTCATGACAATGACGTTAATGGCGTTGCAGAAGATGAACGTCCATCTCATGACTCGTTGGGCAAGATTTATACTGGAGGTGATAACAACGAATACATCTATATCGGACGTCAAAAGTTCTTGAAAAGTGACTTATATCAAGCCTTTGGTGGTACCTTAAATCCAGGTTTGGCTCCTGCCCCAGTGCATAAATTTGCCAATCCTGCGCCCTTAGGTCTTTCAGCCTTCGCATTGACAACATTTGTGCTATCTATGTTCAACGCAAGAGCGCAAGGTATTACTGTTCCCAATGTTGTCGTTGGTTGCGCCATGTTCTATGGTGGATTGGTGCAACTAATTGCTGGTATTTGGGAAATAGCTTTGGAGAACACTTTTGGTGGTACAGCATTATGTTCTTACGGTGGATTTTGGTTGAGTTTCGCTGCTATTTACATTCCTTGGTTTGGTATTTTAGAAGCTTACGAAGATAACGAATCTGATTTGAATAACGCCTTAggattttatttattaggGTGGGCCATCTTCACGTTCGGTTTAACCGTCTGTACTATGAAATCCACAGTtatgttctttttgttgttcttcttACTGGCATTAACTTTCTTACTGCTTTCTATCGGCCACTTTGCAAATAGACTTGGCGTTACAAGAGCAGGTGGTGTCCTGGGAGTTGTTGTTGCCTTCATTGCTTGGTACAACGCATATGCAGGTGTTGCTACAAAGCAGAATTCATATGTATTGGCTCGCCCATTCCCATTGCCATCTACCGAAAGGGTTATCTTTTAA
- the ADP1 gene encoding putative ATP-dependent permease ADP1 (ATP-dependent permease of the ABC transporter family~similar to YCR011C) produces MKSYRRYLYYNILSFLLLCSSVVLAKQDEAPFFGGTSSKKSRLSAQDKGNDTCLPCFNCMLPIFECKQFSECNSYTGRCECIEGFAGDDCSLPLCGGLSPDESGNKDRPIRAQNNTCHCDAGWGGINCDVCQEDFVCDAFMPDSSIKGTCYKNGMIVNKVFSGCNVTNEKILQILNGKIPQITFACDKPNQECNFQFWIDQLESFYCGLGDCAFEYDLEQNTSHYKCNDVQCKCVPDTMLCGAKGSIDISDFLTETIKGPGDFSCDLETRQCKFSEPSMNDLILTIFGDPYITLKCESGECVHYSEIPGYKSPSKDPTASWQGKLVLALTAVMVLALFTFATFYISKSPLFRNGMGSSKSPIRLPDEDAVNNFLQNEDDTLATLSFENITYSVPSINSDGVEETVLNEISGIVKPGQILAIMGGSGAGKTTLLDILAMKRKTGHVSGTIKVNGISMDRKSFSKIIGFVDQDDFLLPTLTVFETVLNSALLRLPKVLSFEAKKARVYKVLEELRIIDIKDRIIGNEFDRGISGGEKRRVSIACELVTSPLVLFLDEPTSGLDASNANNVIECLVRLSSDYNRTLVLSIHQPRSNIFYLFDKLVLLSKGEMVYSGNAKKVSEFLRNEGYICPDNYNIADYLIDITFEAGPQGKRRRIRNISDLEAGADANDIDNTIHQTTFTSSDGTTQREWAHLAAHRDEIRSLLRDEEDVEGTDGRRGTTEIDLNTKLLHDKYKDSVYYAELTQEIEEVLSEGDEDSNVLSGDLPTGQESAGFLQQLSILNSRSFKNMYRNPKLLLGNYLLTILLSLFLGTLYYNVSNDISGFQNRMGLFFFILTYFGFVTFTGLSSFALERIIFIKERSNNYYSPFAYYISKIMSEVVPLRVVPPILLSLIVYPMTGLNMKDNAFFKCIGILILFNLGISLEILTIGIIFEDLNNSIILSVLVLLGSLLFSGLFINTKNITNVAFKYLKNFSVFYYAYESLLINEVKTLMLKERKYGLNIEVPGATILSTFGFVVQNLVFDIKILALFNVAFLIMGYLALKWIVVEQK; encoded by the coding sequence ATGAAAAGTTATCGACGTTACCTCTACTATaatatattatcatttCTATTATTATGCAGTTCCGTGGTACTTGCAAAACAAGATGAGGCCCCATTCTTTGGAGGTACTTCTTCGAAAAAGTCGCGCCTATCTGCACAAGATAAGGGCAATGATACGTGCCTGCCATGTTTCAATTGTATGCTACCTATTTTTGAATGCAAACAGTTTTCTGAATGCAATTCGTATACTGGTAGATGTGAGTGTATAGAAGGTTTTGCAGGTGACGATTGTTCTCTTCCTCTGTGTGGCGGTCTATCGCCGGATGAAAGCGGTAATAAGGACCGTCCCATAAGAGCACAAAACAACACCTGTCATTGCGATGCCGGATGGGGCGGAATTAATTGTGACGTTTGTCAAGAAGATTTTGTTTGTGATGCGTTCATGCCCGATTCTAGTATTAAGGGGACATGTTATAAGAATGGTATGATTGtaaataaagttttttcagGCTGTAATGTGaccaatgaaaaaattttacagaTTTTAAATGGCAAAATACCACAAATTACGTTTGCTTGTGATAAACCTAACCAAGAATGTAATTTTCAGTTTTGGATAGATCAGTTAGAAAGCTTCTATTGTGGATTGGGCGATTGTGCTTTTGAATACGATTTGGAACAGAATACCTCCCATTATAAGTGTAATGATGTTCAATGCAAGTGTGTTCCCGACACCATGTTGTGTGGCGCTAAGGGGTCTATTGATATCTCAGATTTCTTGACAGAGACTATAAAAGGGCCAGGGGATTTCAGTTGTGACTTGGAAACAAGACAATGTAAATTCAGTGAACCTTCTATGAATGATTTAATCTTAACCATTTTCGGTGACCCCTATATTACTTTGAAGTGTGAATCTGGTGAATGTGTTCATTATAGCGAGATTCCGGGTTACAAATCTCCTTCAAAAGATCCAACAGCATCATGGCAGGGAAAATTGGTGTTGGCATTGACTGCTGTGATGGTCTTGGCGCTTTTTACATTCGCTACGTTTTACATTTCTAAATCTCCGTTATTTAGAAACGGAATGGGTTCCTCAAAGTCTCCCATTCGTTTGCCGGATGAAGATGCGGTAAATAATTTCTTacaaaatgaagatgacacACTGGCGACGTtaagttttgaaaatatcacTTATAGTGTCCCCTCAATAAACTCTGATGGCGTTGAAGAAACAGTGTTAAATGAAATTAGTGGTATTGTAAAGCCTGGCCAAATATTAGCTATCATGGGTGGATCTGGTGCAGGTAAAACCACTTTATTAGACATCCTAgcaatgaaaaggaaaactgGCCATGTTTCTGGTACCATAAAAGTTAACGGTATTAGTATGGACCGTAAATCCTTCTCGAAAATAATCGGGTTCGTCGACCAAGATGACTTTTTGTTGCCTACTTTGActgtttttgaaactgTCTTAAACAGTGCGCTGTTAAGGTTGCCAAAAGTGTTATCATTTGAGGCCAAGAAGGCACGAGTTTATAAAGTGTTGGAAGAACTAAGAATTATTGACATCAAAGATCGTATTATTGGTAATGAATTTGATCGCGGTATTAGTGGAGGTGAAAAACGTCGAGTTTCTATTGCATGCGAATTAGTGACATCTCCATTGGTCTTATTTTTGGATGAACCCACATCCGGCTTGGATGCTAGTAACGCTAATAATGTTATTGAATGTTTAGTGAGGTTATCCAGCGACTATAATAGAACTTTAGTGCTATCTATTCATCAGCCGAGGTcaaatatattttatttattcgATAAACTGGTCCTATTAAGTAAAGGTGAGATGGTCTATTCCGGAAATGCCAAGAAAGTGTCagaatttttgagaaatgAGGGTTATATTTGTCCGGACAACTATAATATTGCGGATTATTTGATTGATATTACTTTTGAAGCTGGACCTCAGGGGAAAAGGAGAAGAATCAGAAACATTTCCGATCTAGAAGCTGGTGCGGATGCTaatgatattgataatacCATACACCAGACAACATTCACTAGCAGTGATGGTACTACGCAGAGAGAGTGGGCCCATCTCGCAGCTCATAGAGATGAGATTAGATCTTTGCTTagagatgaagaagatgtgGAAGGAACAGATGGAAGACGAGGCACTACTGAGATTGACTTGAATACCAAGCTATTACACGATAAGTACAAAGATAGTGTTTATTATGCGGAGCTTACACAGGAGATCGAGGAAGTTTTAAGCGAAGGTGACGAAGACAGTAACGTTTTGAGTGGAGATTTGCCCACAGGTCAAGAATCTGCTGGTTTTCTGCAACAGTTATCGATATTGAATTCAAgaagtttcaaaaacatGTACAGGAACCCTAAACTATTATTGGGTAATTACTTATTAACGATCCTATTGAGTTTATTCTTGGGAACGTTATACTACAATGTCTCCAATGATATCAGCGGGTTTCAGAACAGAATGGGactgtttttcttcatattgACGTACTTCGGTTTTGTTACATTCACAGGCCTCAGTTCATTTGCCCTGGAAAGaatcattttcataaaaGAGAGATCCAATAACTATTATTCGCCATTTGCATACTACATCAGTAAGATAATGAGTGAAGTGGTTCCGTTACGTGTAGTACCACCTATACTCTTGTCGTTAATTGTTTATCCAATGACTGGCTTAAACATGAAAGACAAtgcctttttcaaatgtaTCGGGATCCTTATATTGTTTAACCTTGGAATATCGTTGGAAATCCTCACCATCGGcataatttttgaagacttGAACAACTCTATTATATTAAGTGTGTTGGTGCTTCTGGGTTCGCTACTATTCAGCGGACTGTTTATCAACACTAAGAATATTACAAACGTGGCCTTCAAgtatctgaaaaatttctctgTGTTCTACTACGCCTACGAATCTTTATTGATCAATGAAGTTAAAACGTTGATGTTAAAAGAGAGAAAGTACGGTTTAAATATTGAGGTTCCCGGCGCTACTATCTTAAGCACATTCGGATTTGTTGTCCAGAATCTTGTTTTTGACATCAAGATCTTGGCTCTGTTTAATGTGGCGTTTCTAATAATGGGGTATCTAGCCCTTAAGTGGATAGTTGTGGAACAAAAGTAG
- the PGK1 gene encoding phosphoglycerate kinase (3-phosphoglycerate kinase~similar to YCR012W), protein MSLSSKLSVQDLDLKDKRVFIRVDFNVPLDGKKITSNQRIVAALPTIKYVLEHHPRYVVLASHLGRPNGERNEKYSLAPVAKELQSLLGKDVTFLNDCVGPEVDAAVKASAPGSVILLENLRYHIEEEGSRKVDGQKVKASKEDVQKFRHELSSLADVYINDAFGTAHRAHSSMVGFDLPQRAAGFLLEKELKYFGKALENPTRPFLAILGGAKVADKIQLIDNLLDKVDSIIIGGGMAFTFKKVLENTEIGNSIFDKAGAEIVPKLMEKAKAKGVEVVLPVDFIIADAFSADANTKIVTDKEGIPAGWQGLDNGPESRKLFAATVAKAKTIVWNGPPGVFEFEKFAAGTKALLDEVVKSSTAGNTVIIGGGDTATVAKKYGVTDKISHVSTGGGASLELLEGKELPGVAFLSEKK, encoded by the coding sequence atGTCTTTATCCTCAAAGTTGTCTGTCCAAGATTTGGACTTGAAGGACAAGCGTGTCTTCATCAGAGTTGACTTCAACGTCCCATTGGACGGTAAGAAGATCACTTCTAACCAAAGAATTGTTGCTGCTTTGCCAACCATCAAGTACGTTTTGGAACACCACCCAAGATACGTTGTCTTGGCTTCTCACTTGGGTAGACCAAACGgtgaaagaaatgaaaaatactCTTTGGCTCCAGTTGCTAAGGAATTGCAATCATTGTTGGGTAAGGATGTCACCTTCTTGAACGACTGTGTCGGTCCAGAAGTTGATGCCGCTGTTAAGGCCTCTGCCCCAGGTTCCGTtattttgttggaaaaCTTGCGTTACCACatcgaagaagaaggttcCAGAAAGGTTGACGGTCAAAAGGTCAAGGCTTCCAAGGAAGACGTCCAAAAGTTCAGACACGAATTGAGCTCTTTGGCTGATGTTTACATCAACGATGCCTTCGGTACCGCCCACAGAGCTCACTCTTCTATGGTCGGTTTCGACTTGCCACAACGTGCTGCCGGTTTCTTGTTGGAAAAGGAATTGAAGTACTTCGGTAAGGCTTTGGAAAACCCAACCAGACCATTCTTGGCCATCTTAGGTGGTGCCAAGGTTGCTGACAAGATTCAATTGATTGACAACTTGTTGGACAAGGTCGACTCTATCATCATTGGTGGTGGTATGGCTTTCACCTTCAAGAAGGTTTTGGAAAACACCGAAATCGGTAACTCCATCTTCGACAAGGCCGGTGCTGAAATTGTTCCAAAGTTAATGGAAAAGGCCAAGGCCAAGGGTGTCGAAGTCGTCTTACCAGTCGACTTCATCATTGCTGATGCATTCTCTGCTGATGCCAACACCAAGATTGTCACTGACAAGGAAGGTATTCCAGCTGGCTGGCAAGGGTTGGACAATGGTCCAGAATCTAGAAAGTTGTTTGCTGCTACTGTTGCAAAGGCTAAGACCATTGTCTGGAACGGTCCACCAGGTGTTTTCGAATTCGAAAAGTTCGCTGCTGGTACCAAGGCTTTGTTAGACGAAGTTGTCAAGAGCTCTACTGCTGGTAACACCGTCATCATTGGTGGTGGTGACACTGCCACTGTCGCTAAGAAGTACGGTGTCACTGACAAGATCTCCCATGTTTCTACTGGTGGTGGTGCTTCTTTGGAATTATTGGAAGGTAAGGAATTGCCAGGTGTTGCTTTCTTATccgaaaagaaataa
- the POL4 gene encoding DNA-directed DNA polymerase IV (DNA polymerase IV~similar to YCR014C), translating into MSLKGKTFTFLPNPNTSYNRFFENILKKKGATIASGFGNCLQSDAKEVVILIDDSFVDPEMHLIQKDIFQREAGLNGIDDFLNKIEESNIQCLKTSCVTKWVQNDKFTVEKGDLIRFRPSIIAISDDTDDEQSSTDKESEVSTDVENEGNDSGKNTYILQASKFIKHPSQEGEGTTSLVTNKRKYKNNELIIAALKRLTKKYEIKGEKFRARSYRLAKQSLENCDFNISSGEEAHIKLRNIGPSIARKIQVILDTGVLPGLNDSMGLEDKLKYFNNCYGIGPEIAKRWNLLNFESFCVAAKKDPEEFVSDWTILFGWSYYDDWLCKMSRNECFAHLEKVQNALRQIDPECQVELQGSYNRGYSKCGDIDLLFFKPFCNDTTELAKIMETLCIKLYKDGYIHCFLQLTPKLENIFVKKIVERFRAAKIVRYRERKRWYSSEIIKKFFMGVKLPLKKLEELKEMENDEGTLLIEEEEEETKLKPIDQYMSLSSKDGNYCRRLDFFCCKWDELGAGRIHYTGSKEYNRWIRILAAQKGLKLTQHGLFRNNTLLESFNEHRIFELLNLKYVEPKHRNKIEWEKKATG; encoded by the coding sequence ATGTCTCTAAAGGGTAAAACTTTCACCTTTTTACCTAATCCTAACACATCTTATAACAggttttttgaaaatatattgaaaaaaaaaggcgcTACAATTGCATCGGGTTTTGGAAATTGTCTTCAATCTGATGCTAAAGAAGTGGTCATTTTGATTGATGACTCCTTTGTTGATCCTGAGATGCATTTGATCCAGAAAGATATTTTCCAAAGGGAAGCAGGCTTAAATGGTATCGATGACTTTCTTAATAAGATTGAAGAATCAAACATTCAATGTCTGAAGACTAGCTGTGTCACAAAATGGGTCCAGAATGACAAATTTACGGTTGAAAAAGGTGATTTAATTAGATTTCGGCCATCTATTATTGCTATATCTGATGACACTGATGACGAGCAAAGTTCTACTGATAAAGAGAGTGAGGTTTCAACCGACGTGGAAAATGAAGGGAATGATAGCGgcaaaaatacatatatCTTACAGGcttcaaaatttattaaaCATCCCTCACAAGAAGGAGAAGGAACAACATCGCTTGTGACTAACAAGAGAAAGTATAAGAATAACGAATTGATTATCGCagcattgaaaagattaaCTAAAAAGTATGAGATTAAAGGTGAGAAGTTTCGTGCAAGAAGTTATAGACTTGCCAAACAGTCGCTGGAAAACTGCGATTTTAACATTAGTTCCGGTGAAGAAGCACATATTAAATTAAGGAATATCGGGCCTAGCATTGCTAGAAAAATACAAGTTATATTAGATACAGGAGTGTTACCAGGTTTGAATGATTCAATGGGGTTGGAAGATAAGCTAAAATACTTCAATAATTGTTACGGTATTGGGCCAGAAATTGCTAAACGCTGGAATCTTCTAAATTTCGAAAGTTTCTGTGTTGCAGCTAAAAAAGATCCGGAAGAGTTTGTTTCAGATTGGACAATTTTATTTGGTTGGTCATATTACGACGATTGGTTATGTAAGATGTCTCGAAATGAATGTTTCGCACATCTAGAGAAGGTTCAAAATGCACTACGCCAAATTGATCCTGAATGCCAAGTTGAATTACAAGGAAGTTATAATAGGGGATATTCTAAATGTGGTGACATtgatcttttatttttcaagccGTTTTGTAATGACACGACCGAATTGGCAAAAATCATGGAAACTCTTTGTATTAAGTTATATAAGGATGGTTATATCCATTGTTTTTTACAGCTAACACCAAAGTTGGAGAACATATtcgtaaaaaaaatagtggAGAGATTTCGTGCAGCCAAGATTGTTAGATATCGAGAAAGAAAGAGGTGGTATTCATCTGAGAtaatcaagaaatttttcatggGAGTTAAACTGCctctaaaaaaattagaagaaCTGAAAGAAATGGAGAATGATGAAGGTACATTGCTAattgaagaggaagaagaagaaacgaAATTAAAACCAATTGACCAATATATGTCTTTGAGCTCTAAGGATGGGAATTATTGCAGAAGACTggactttttttgttgcaAGTGGGATGAGCTTGGAGCAGGAAGGATACACTATACTGGATCTAAAGAGTACAATAGATGGATAAGAATATTGGCAGCACAAAAAGGCCTTAAGCTTACACAACACGGCTTATTTCGAAACAATACCCTTCTTGAAAGCTTTAACGAACATAGGATTTTCGAATTATTAAACTTAAAATACGTTGAACCCAAACACAGGAATAAGATCGAATGGGAGAAAAAAGCAACTGGTTAA
- the CTO1 gene encoding Cto1p (similar to YCR015C), protein MRNIIISDFDETITRADTIGTIAKLPYLLNPRLKPEWCHFTKTYMDGYHKYKYNERRPLPLLPSDVSSIISGSNFNELFADELKYQNHNRVVELNSVNEITKQQIFKSITLEQMRMFARDQNHDSCLLRDGFKRFCSSVVKSFEDDFYVLSINWSREFIYEVIGNRRLNNSHIFCNGLKKFADKYPPTYNGEFDCRLLTGFDKVKILDEILAKIDTDGNKEDSTCSYWYIGDSETDLLSILHPSTNGVLLLNPQENPSKFVKITEKIIGVSRDKISNFGTASGPSWLKFCRKEGGKSAYLVKSWDSLGDLIVQATKS, encoded by the coding sequence ATGAGAAACATTATTATTTcagattttgatgaaacaaTCACAAGGGCTGATACAATCGGCACCATTGCTAAATTACCGTATCTACTAAACCCGCGGTTGAAACCTGAGTGGTGTCATTTTACCAAGACGTATATGGATGGATACCATAAATACAAATACAATGAAAGGAGACCACTACCATTGTTACCTTCAGATGtatcttcaataatttcaGGGTCAAACTTCAATGAGTTGTTTGCAGACGaattgaaatatcaaaatcataACAGGGTTGTTGAGTTAAATAGTGTAAATGAAATCACGAAACAGCAGATTTTTAAGTCAATTACCTTAGAACAAATGAGAATGTTCGCTAGAGATCAAAATCACGATAGCTGTTTATTAAGAGACGGTTTCAAACGGTTCTGCTCTTCAGTTGTCAAAAGCtttgaagatgattttTACGttttatcaataaattgGTCAAGAGAATTTATCTATGAAGTCATTGGTAACAGAAGACTCAATAATAGTCATATTTTTTGCAACGGTCTGAAAAAATTCGCAGATAAATATCCTCCGACTTACAATGGTGAGTTTGACTGTCGATTATTGACAGGCTTCGATAAGGTCAAGATACTGGATGAAATATTAGCTAAGATTGACACGGATGGTAATAAGGAGGACAGCACTTGCAGCTATTGGTATATAGGGGACAGTGAGACCGACTTGTTGTCCATACTACATCCATCTACTAATGGCGTACTGCTATTAAACCCGCAGGAAAATCCTTCCAAGTTCGTAAAAataactgaaaaaattattggtGTTTCAAGGGATAAAATCTCGAATTTTGGAACCGCCAGCGGTCCATCTTGGTTAAAGTTTTGTAGAAAGGAAGGTGGTAAGTCTGCTTACCTTGTGAAATCCTGGGACTCATTAGGAGATTTAATCGTGCAGGCAACAAAAAGTTAA